From a single Dysidea avara chromosome 14, odDysAvar1.4, whole genome shotgun sequence genomic region:
- the LOC136244714 gene encoding uncharacterized protein isoform X10 yields the protein MLSFLAIGCLTLLRLFICMHITDLCPSILSTHHSVPLKLCTISFIFAVDRLAIASRLSKRVSAVNNQIKKMLRSFNEGLPVEDHTIWEAAINIHRNSYTASLASIATSIPIEVKREAVQKFRTAKRSLEEIALLKDEMRNCLEYYQRQIASLKRSQEEIHLQLHEQEKDVEKLSGCYCWISRKILIFSTKLTDLLSLFRNIVPEVIPPSMGTSEASTENHFPLTSYTDNSSSCFHFHSNETDEDPSVSGAVGNRTEDVQPRMNTPVSRAVGNRTEDDQPRVYITVSGAVGNRTEDDQPRVYTTVGGAVGNRTEDDQPRVNNTVGGAVGNRTEDGRPRVNTTVGGAVGNRTGDGQPRVNTTVGGAVSNRTGDGQPRVNTTVGGAVGNRTGDGQPRVNTTVGGAVGNRTGDGQPRVNTTVSGAVGNRTGDGRPRVNTTVSGAVGNRTTEDGSKLLVSSMARIDDEDGSTSPELSDDDEVLYNDGISSYFNDEALSVSWDDETDSDEESMMSTPANWRAQEFYREEFIREQEIPRQELEHFISSNSNINISNHKEVHPSRPVGSFMGRNDLKEYAENLLRLSKKELSCSRTKKHFAFNVHKTSRRSTQ from the exons ATGCTTTCATTCCTAGCTATAGGTTGCCTTACTTTGCTAAGATTAtttatttgtatgcatataACAGATTTGTGTCCTTCAATTCTATCCACACATCATAGTGTCCCATTGAAGCTATGTACAATATCATTTATTTTTGCTGTAGATAGACTTGCGATTGCTTCTCGTTTAAGTAAGCGAGTTAGTGCAGTCAATAACCAAATTAAGAAGATGTTGAGATCTTTTAATGAAGGTTTACCGGTGGAGGATCACACGATTTGGGAAGCTGCAATTAATATCCATCGGAATAGCTATACAGCTAGCCTTGCATCAATTGCTACATCAATCCCAATAGAGGTGAAACGTGAAGCCGTACAGAAATTTAGGACTGCAAAAAGGTCACTGGAAGAGATAGCTTTACTAAAAGATGAAATGAGAAATTGCTTGGAATATTATCAGAGGCAGATAGCATCTTTAAAGAGAAGCCAAGAAGAAATCCATttacaattacatgaacaaGAAAAAGATGTAGAGAAATTATCTGGGTGCTACTGCTGGATATCAAGAAAGATACTGATTTTCAGTACCAAATTAACAGATTTGCTATCTTTATTCAGAAACATAGTCCCAG AGGTTATACCACCTTCCATGGGCACATCAGAGGCCAGTACGGAAAATCATTTTCCCCTGACCAGTTATACAG ATAATTCCAGCTCATGTTTCCATTTCCATTCGAATGAAACTG ATGAAGACCCAAGTGTCAgtggagcagttggtaacagaactgAAGATGTTCAGCCAAGAA TGAATACTCCTGTCAGTAgagcagttggtaacagaactgAAGATGATCAGCCAAGAG TATATATTACTGTCAgtggagcagttggtaacagaactgAGGATGATCAGCCAAGAG TATATACTACTGTCGgtggagcagttggtaacagaactgAGGATGATCAGCCAAGAG TGAATAATACTGTCGgtggagcagttggtaacagaactgAGGATGGTCGGCCAAGAG TGAATACTACTGTTGgtggagcagttggtaacagaactgGGGATGGTCAGCCAAGAG TGAATACTACTGTTGGTGGAGCAGTTAGTAACAGAACTGGGGATGGTCAGCCAAGAG TGAATACTACTGTTGgtggagcagttggtaacagaactgGGGATGGTCAGCCAAGAG TGAATACTACTGTTGgtggagcagttggtaacagaactgGGGATGGTCAGCCAAGAG TGAATACTACTGTCAgtggagcagttggtaacagaactgGGGATGGTCGGCCAAGAG TGAATACTACTGTCAgtggagcagttggtaacagaacAACTGAGGATGGGTCAA AACTGCTCGTTTCTTCTATGGCAAGGATTGATGATGAAGATG GTAGTACATCACCTGAACTTAGTGACGATGATGAAGTTCTGTATAATGATGGTATTTCATCATATTTTAATGACGAGGCATTATCAGTCTCATGGGATGATGAGACAGATAGTGATGAAGAATCAATGATGTCTACACCAGCCAACTGGAGGGCTCAGGAATTCTACAGAGAAGAATTTATT AGAGAGCAAGAAATACCCAGACAAGAATTGGAacactttataagctcaaacaGCAATATTAATATTTCTAATCATAAAG AAGTTCACCCTTCAAGACCTGTTGGCTCATTCATGGGAAGAAATGATTTAAAAGAATATGCAGAAAATCTACTAAGATTGTCTAAGAAAGAACTTTCTTGCAGCCGAACCAAAAAACACTTTGCTTTTAATGTACATAAGACAAGTCGAAGATCCACACAATGA
- the LOC136244714 gene encoding uncharacterized protein isoform X4: MLSFLAIGCLTLLRLFICMHITDLCPSILSTHHSVPLKLCTISFIFAVDRLAIASRLSKRVSAVNNQIKKMLRSFNEGLPVEDHTIWEAAINIHRNSYTASLASIATSIPIEVKREAVQKFRTAKRSLEEIALLKDEMRNCLEYYQRQIASLKRSQEEIHLQLHEQEKDVEKLSGCYCWISRKILIFSTKLTDLLSLFRNIVPEVIPPSMGTSEASTENHFPLTSYTDNSSSCFHFHSNETDEDPSVSGAVGNRTEDVQPRMNTPVSRAVGNRTEDDQPRVYITVSGAVGNRTEDDQPRVYTTVGGAVGNRTEDDQPRVNNTVGGAVGNRTEDGRPRVNTTVGGAVGNRTGDGQPRVNTTVGGAVSNRTGDGQPRVNTTVGGAVGNRTGDGQPRVNTTVSGAVGNRTGDGRPRVNTTVGGAVGNRTGDGRPRVNTTVSGAVGNRTTEDGSSRGCKSCARFIIFFALELLVSSMARIDDEDGSTSPELSDDDEVLYNDGISSYFNDEALSVSWDDETDSDEESMMSTPANWRAQEFYREEFIREQEIPRQELEHFISSNSNINISNHKEVHPSRPVGSFMGRNDLKEYAENLLRLSKKELSCSRTKKHFAFNVHKTSRRSTQ; this comes from the exons ATGCTTTCATTCCTAGCTATAGGTTGCCTTACTTTGCTAAGATTAtttatttgtatgcatataACAGATTTGTGTCCTTCAATTCTATCCACACATCATAGTGTCCCATTGAAGCTATGTACAATATCATTTATTTTTGCTGTAGATAGACTTGCGATTGCTTCTCGTTTAAGTAAGCGAGTTAGTGCAGTCAATAACCAAATTAAGAAGATGTTGAGATCTTTTAATGAAGGTTTACCGGTGGAGGATCACACGATTTGGGAAGCTGCAATTAATATCCATCGGAATAGCTATACAGCTAGCCTTGCATCAATTGCTACATCAATCCCAATAGAGGTGAAACGTGAAGCCGTACAGAAATTTAGGACTGCAAAAAGGTCACTGGAAGAGATAGCTTTACTAAAAGATGAAATGAGAAATTGCTTGGAATATTATCAGAGGCAGATAGCATCTTTAAAGAGAAGCCAAGAAGAAATCCATttacaattacatgaacaaGAAAAAGATGTAGAGAAATTATCTGGGTGCTACTGCTGGATATCAAGAAAGATACTGATTTTCAGTACCAAATTAACAGATTTGCTATCTTTATTCAGAAACATAGTCCCAG AGGTTATACCACCTTCCATGGGCACATCAGAGGCCAGTACGGAAAATCATTTTCCCCTGACCAGTTATACAG ATAATTCCAGCTCATGTTTCCATTTCCATTCGAATGAAACTG ATGAAGACCCAAGTGTCAgtggagcagttggtaacagaactgAAGATGTTCAGCCAAGAA TGAATACTCCTGTCAGTAgagcagttggtaacagaactgAAGATGATCAGCCAAGAG TATATATTACTGTCAgtggagcagttggtaacagaactgAGGATGATCAGCCAAGAG TATATACTACTGTCGgtggagcagttggtaacagaactgAGGATGATCAGCCAAGAG TGAATAATACTGTCGgtggagcagttggtaacagaactgAGGATGGTCGGCCAAGAG TGAATACTACTGTTGgtggagcagttggtaacagaactgGGGATGGTCAGCCAAGAG TGAATACTACTGTTGGTGGAGCAGTTAGTAACAGAACTGGGGATGGTCAGCCAAGAG TGAATACTACTGTTGgtggagcagttggtaacagaactgGGGATGGTCAGCCAAGAG TGAATACTACTGTCAgtggagcagttggtaacagaactgGGGATGGTCGGCCAAGAG TGAATACTACTGTTGgtggagcagttggtaacagaactgGGGATGGTCGGCCAAGAG TGAATACTACTGTCAgtggagcagttggtaacagaacAACTGAGGATGGGTCAAGTAGAGGCTGTAAAAGTTGTGCTAGATTTATCATTTTCTTTGCTTTAGAACTGCTCGTTTCTTCTATGGCAAGGATTGATGATGAAGATG GTAGTACATCACCTGAACTTAGTGACGATGATGAAGTTCTGTATAATGATGGTATTTCATCATATTTTAATGACGAGGCATTATCAGTCTCATGGGATGATGAGACAGATAGTGATGAAGAATCAATGATGTCTACACCAGCCAACTGGAGGGCTCAGGAATTCTACAGAGAAGAATTTATT AGAGAGCAAGAAATACCCAGACAAGAATTGGAacactttataagctcaaacaGCAATATTAATATTTCTAATCATAAAG AAGTTCACCCTTCAAGACCTGTTGGCTCATTCATGGGAAGAAATGATTTAAAAGAATATGCAGAAAATCTACTAAGATTGTCTAAGAAAGAACTTTCTTGCAGCCGAACCAAAAAACACTTTGCTTTTAATGTACATAAGACAAGTCGAAGATCCACACAATGA
- the LOC136244714 gene encoding uncharacterized protein isoform X7 has protein sequence MLSFLAIGCLTLLRLFICMHITDLCPSILSTHHSVPLKLCTISFIFAVDRLAIASRLSKRVSAVNNQIKKMLRSFNEGLPVEDHTIWEAAINIHRNSYTASLASIATSIPIEVKREAVQKFRTAKRSLEEIALLKDEMRNCLEYYQRQIASLKRSQEEIHLQLHEQEKDVEKLSGCYCWISRKILIFSTKLTDLLSLFRNIVPEVIPPSMGTSEASTENHFPLTSYTDNSSSCFHFHSNETDEDPSVSGAVGNRTEDVQPRMNTPVSRAVGNRTEDDQPRVYITVSGAVGNRTEDDQPRVYTTVGGAVGNRTEDDQPRVNTTVGGAVGNRTGDGQPRVNTTVGGAVSNRTGDGQPRVNTTVGGAVGNRTGDGQPRVNTTVGGAVGNRTGDGQPRVNTTVSGAVGNRTGDGRPRVNTTVGGAVGNRTGDGRPRVNTTVSGAVGNRTTEDGSSRGCKSCARFIIFFALELLVSSMARIDDEDGSTSPELSDDDEVLYNDGISSYFNDEALSVSWDDETDSDEESMMSTPANWRAQEFYREEFIREQEIPRQELEHFISSNSNINISNHKEVHPSRPVGSFMGRNDLKEYAENLLRLSKKELSCSRTKKHFAFNVHKTSRRSTQ, from the exons ATGCTTTCATTCCTAGCTATAGGTTGCCTTACTTTGCTAAGATTAtttatttgtatgcatataACAGATTTGTGTCCTTCAATTCTATCCACACATCATAGTGTCCCATTGAAGCTATGTACAATATCATTTATTTTTGCTGTAGATAGACTTGCGATTGCTTCTCGTTTAAGTAAGCGAGTTAGTGCAGTCAATAACCAAATTAAGAAGATGTTGAGATCTTTTAATGAAGGTTTACCGGTGGAGGATCACACGATTTGGGAAGCTGCAATTAATATCCATCGGAATAGCTATACAGCTAGCCTTGCATCAATTGCTACATCAATCCCAATAGAGGTGAAACGTGAAGCCGTACAGAAATTTAGGACTGCAAAAAGGTCACTGGAAGAGATAGCTTTACTAAAAGATGAAATGAGAAATTGCTTGGAATATTATCAGAGGCAGATAGCATCTTTAAAGAGAAGCCAAGAAGAAATCCATttacaattacatgaacaaGAAAAAGATGTAGAGAAATTATCTGGGTGCTACTGCTGGATATCAAGAAAGATACTGATTTTCAGTACCAAATTAACAGATTTGCTATCTTTATTCAGAAACATAGTCCCAG AGGTTATACCACCTTCCATGGGCACATCAGAGGCCAGTACGGAAAATCATTTTCCCCTGACCAGTTATACAG ATAATTCCAGCTCATGTTTCCATTTCCATTCGAATGAAACTG ATGAAGACCCAAGTGTCAgtggagcagttggtaacagaactgAAGATGTTCAGCCAAGAA TGAATACTCCTGTCAGTAgagcagttggtaacagaactgAAGATGATCAGCCAAGAG TATATATTACTGTCAgtggagcagttggtaacagaactgAGGATGATCAGCCAAGAG TATATACTACTGTCGgtggagcagttggtaacagaactgAGGATGATCAGCCAAGAG TGAATACTACTGTTGgtggagcagttggtaacagaactgGGGATGGTCAGCCAAGAG TGAATACTACTGTTGGTGGAGCAGTTAGTAACAGAACTGGGGATGGTCAGCCAAGAG TGAATACTACTGTTGgtggagcagttggtaacagaactgGGGATGGTCAGCCAAGAG TGAATACTACTGTTGgtggagcagttggtaacagaactgGGGATGGTCAGCCAAGAG TGAATACTACTGTCAgtggagcagttggtaacagaactgGGGATGGTCGGCCAAGAG TGAATACTACTGTTGgtggagcagttggtaacagaactgGGGATGGTCGGCCAAGAG TGAATACTACTGTCAgtggagcagttggtaacagaacAACTGAGGATGGGTCAAGTAGAGGCTGTAAAAGTTGTGCTAGATTTATCATTTTCTTTGCTTTAGAACTGCTCGTTTCTTCTATGGCAAGGATTGATGATGAAGATG GTAGTACATCACCTGAACTTAGTGACGATGATGAAGTTCTGTATAATGATGGTATTTCATCATATTTTAATGACGAGGCATTATCAGTCTCATGGGATGATGAGACAGATAGTGATGAAGAATCAATGATGTCTACACCAGCCAACTGGAGGGCTCAGGAATTCTACAGAGAAGAATTTATT AGAGAGCAAGAAATACCCAGACAAGAATTGGAacactttataagctcaaacaGCAATATTAATATTTCTAATCATAAAG AAGTTCACCCTTCAAGACCTGTTGGCTCATTCATGGGAAGAAATGATTTAAAAGAATATGCAGAAAATCTACTAAGATTGTCTAAGAAAGAACTTTCTTGCAGCCGAACCAAAAAACACTTTGCTTTTAATGTACATAAGACAAGTCGAAGATCCACACAATGA
- the LOC136244714 gene encoding uncharacterized protein isoform X22 yields MLSFLAIGCLTLLRLFICMHITDLCPSILSTHHSVPLKLCTISFIFAVDRLAIASRLSKRVSAVNNQIKKMLRSFNEGLPVEDHTIWEAAINIHRNSYTASLASIATSIPIEVKREAVQKFRTAKRSLEEIALLKDEMRNCLEYYQRQIASLKRSQEEIHLQLHEQEKDVEKLSGCYCWISRKILIFSTKLTDLLSLFRNIVPEVIPPSMGTSEASTENHFPLTSYTDNSSSCFHFHSNETDEDPSVSGAVGNRTEDVQPRMNTPVSRAVGNRTEDDQPRVYITVSGAVGNRTEDDQPRVYTTVGGAVGNRTEDDQPRVNNTVGGAVGNRTEDGRPRVNTTVSGAVGNRTGDGRPRVNTTVGGAVGNRTGDGRPRVNTTVSGAVGNRTTEDGSSRGCKSCARFIIFFALELLVSSMARIDDEDGSTSPELSDDDEVLYNDGISSYFNDEALSVSWDDETDSDEESMMSTPANWRAQEFYREEFIREQEIPRQELEHFISSNSNINISNHKEVHPSRPVGSFMGRNDLKEYAENLLRLSKKELSCSRTKKHFAFNVHKTSRRSTQ; encoded by the exons ATGCTTTCATTCCTAGCTATAGGTTGCCTTACTTTGCTAAGATTAtttatttgtatgcatataACAGATTTGTGTCCTTCAATTCTATCCACACATCATAGTGTCCCATTGAAGCTATGTACAATATCATTTATTTTTGCTGTAGATAGACTTGCGATTGCTTCTCGTTTAAGTAAGCGAGTTAGTGCAGTCAATAACCAAATTAAGAAGATGTTGAGATCTTTTAATGAAGGTTTACCGGTGGAGGATCACACGATTTGGGAAGCTGCAATTAATATCCATCGGAATAGCTATACAGCTAGCCTTGCATCAATTGCTACATCAATCCCAATAGAGGTGAAACGTGAAGCCGTACAGAAATTTAGGACTGCAAAAAGGTCACTGGAAGAGATAGCTTTACTAAAAGATGAAATGAGAAATTGCTTGGAATATTATCAGAGGCAGATAGCATCTTTAAAGAGAAGCCAAGAAGAAATCCATttacaattacatgaacaaGAAAAAGATGTAGAGAAATTATCTGGGTGCTACTGCTGGATATCAAGAAAGATACTGATTTTCAGTACCAAATTAACAGATTTGCTATCTTTATTCAGAAACATAGTCCCAG AGGTTATACCACCTTCCATGGGCACATCAGAGGCCAGTACGGAAAATCATTTTCCCCTGACCAGTTATACAG ATAATTCCAGCTCATGTTTCCATTTCCATTCGAATGAAACTG ATGAAGACCCAAGTGTCAgtggagcagttggtaacagaactgAAGATGTTCAGCCAAGAA TGAATACTCCTGTCAGTAgagcagttggtaacagaactgAAGATGATCAGCCAAGAG TATATATTACTGTCAgtggagcagttggtaacagaactgAGGATGATCAGCCAAGAG TATATACTACTGTCGgtggagcagttggtaacagaactgAGGATGATCAGCCAAGAG TGAATAATACTGTCGgtggagcagttggtaacagaactgAGGATGGTCGGCCAAGAG TGAATACTACTGTCAgtggagcagttggtaacagaactgGGGATGGTCGGCCAAGAG TGAATACTACTGTTGgtggagcagttggtaacagaactgGGGATGGTCGGCCAAGAG TGAATACTACTGTCAgtggagcagttggtaacagaacAACTGAGGATGGGTCAAGTAGAGGCTGTAAAAGTTGTGCTAGATTTATCATTTTCTTTGCTTTAGAACTGCTCGTTTCTTCTATGGCAAGGATTGATGATGAAGATG GTAGTACATCACCTGAACTTAGTGACGATGATGAAGTTCTGTATAATGATGGTATTTCATCATATTTTAATGACGAGGCATTATCAGTCTCATGGGATGATGAGACAGATAGTGATGAAGAATCAATGATGTCTACACCAGCCAACTGGAGGGCTCAGGAATTCTACAGAGAAGAATTTATT AGAGAGCAAGAAATACCCAGACAAGAATTGGAacactttataagctcaaacaGCAATATTAATATTTCTAATCATAAAG AAGTTCACCCTTCAAGACCTGTTGGCTCATTCATGGGAAGAAATGATTTAAAAGAATATGCAGAAAATCTACTAAGATTGTCTAAGAAAGAACTTTCTTGCAGCCGAACCAAAAAACACTTTGCTTTTAATGTACATAAGACAAGTCGAAGATCCACACAATGA
- the LOC136244714 gene encoding uncharacterized protein isoform X19 — protein MLSFLAIGCLTLLRLFICMHITDLCPSILSTHHSVPLKLCTISFIFAVDRLAIASRLSKRVSAVNNQIKKMLRSFNEGLPVEDHTIWEAAINIHRNSYTASLASIATSIPIEVKREAVQKFRTAKRSLEEIALLKDEMRNCLEYYQRQIASLKRSQEEIHLQLHEQEKDVEKLSGCYCWISRKILIFSTKLTDLLSLFRNIVPEVIPPSMGTSEASTENHFPLTSYTDNSSSCFHFHSNETDEDPSVSGAVGNRTEDVQPRMNTPVSRAVGNRTEDDQPRVYITVSGAVGNRTEDDQPRVYTTVGGAVGNRTEDDQPRVNNTVGGAVGNRTEDGRPRVNTTVGGAVGNRTGDGQPRVNTTVSGAVGNRTGDGRPRVNTTVGGAVGNRTGDGRPRVNTTVSGAVGNRTTEDGSSRGCKSCARFIIFFALELLVSSMARIDDEDGSTSPELSDDDEVLYNDGISSYFNDEALSVSWDDETDSDEESMMSTPANWRAQEFYREEFIREQEIPRQELEHFISSNSNINISNHKEVHPSRPVGSFMGRNDLKEYAENLLRLSKKELSCSRTKKHFAFNVHKTSRRSTQ, from the exons ATGCTTTCATTCCTAGCTATAGGTTGCCTTACTTTGCTAAGATTAtttatttgtatgcatataACAGATTTGTGTCCTTCAATTCTATCCACACATCATAGTGTCCCATTGAAGCTATGTACAATATCATTTATTTTTGCTGTAGATAGACTTGCGATTGCTTCTCGTTTAAGTAAGCGAGTTAGTGCAGTCAATAACCAAATTAAGAAGATGTTGAGATCTTTTAATGAAGGTTTACCGGTGGAGGATCACACGATTTGGGAAGCTGCAATTAATATCCATCGGAATAGCTATACAGCTAGCCTTGCATCAATTGCTACATCAATCCCAATAGAGGTGAAACGTGAAGCCGTACAGAAATTTAGGACTGCAAAAAGGTCACTGGAAGAGATAGCTTTACTAAAAGATGAAATGAGAAATTGCTTGGAATATTATCAGAGGCAGATAGCATCTTTAAAGAGAAGCCAAGAAGAAATCCATttacaattacatgaacaaGAAAAAGATGTAGAGAAATTATCTGGGTGCTACTGCTGGATATCAAGAAAGATACTGATTTTCAGTACCAAATTAACAGATTTGCTATCTTTATTCAGAAACATAGTCCCAG AGGTTATACCACCTTCCATGGGCACATCAGAGGCCAGTACGGAAAATCATTTTCCCCTGACCAGTTATACAG ATAATTCCAGCTCATGTTTCCATTTCCATTCGAATGAAACTG ATGAAGACCCAAGTGTCAgtggagcagttggtaacagaactgAAGATGTTCAGCCAAGAA TGAATACTCCTGTCAGTAgagcagttggtaacagaactgAAGATGATCAGCCAAGAG TATATATTACTGTCAgtggagcagttggtaacagaactgAGGATGATCAGCCAAGAG TATATACTACTGTCGgtggagcagttggtaacagaactgAGGATGATCAGCCAAGAG TGAATAATACTGTCGgtggagcagttggtaacagaactgAGGATGGTCGGCCAAGAG TGAATACTACTGTTGgtggagcagttggtaacagaactgGGGATGGTCAGCCAAGAG TGAATACTACTGTCAgtggagcagttggtaacagaactgGGGATGGTCGGCCAAGAG TGAATACTACTGTTGgtggagcagttggtaacagaactgGGGATGGTCGGCCAAGAG TGAATACTACTGTCAgtggagcagttggtaacagaacAACTGAGGATGGGTCAAGTAGAGGCTGTAAAAGTTGTGCTAGATTTATCATTTTCTTTGCTTTAGAACTGCTCGTTTCTTCTATGGCAAGGATTGATGATGAAGATG GTAGTACATCACCTGAACTTAGTGACGATGATGAAGTTCTGTATAATGATGGTATTTCATCATATTTTAATGACGAGGCATTATCAGTCTCATGGGATGATGAGACAGATAGTGATGAAGAATCAATGATGTCTACACCAGCCAACTGGAGGGCTCAGGAATTCTACAGAGAAGAATTTATT AGAGAGCAAGAAATACCCAGACAAGAATTGGAacactttataagctcaaacaGCAATATTAATATTTCTAATCATAAAG AAGTTCACCCTTCAAGACCTGTTGGCTCATTCATGGGAAGAAATGATTTAAAAGAATATGCAGAAAATCTACTAAGATTGTCTAAGAAAGAACTTTCTTGCAGCCGAACCAAAAAACACTTTGCTTTTAATGTACATAAGACAAGTCGAAGATCCACACAATGA
- the LOC136244714 gene encoding uncharacterized protein isoform X27, whose product MLSFLAIGCLTLLRLFICMHITDLCPSILSTHHSVPLKLCTISFIFAVDRLAIASRLSKRVSAVNNQIKKMLRSFNEGLPVEDHTIWEAAINIHRNSYTASLASIATSIPIEVKREAVQKFRTAKRSLEEIALLKDEMRNCLEYYQRQIASLKRSQEEIHLQLHEQEKDVEKLSGCYCWISRKILIFSTKLTDLLSLFRNIVPEVIPPSMGTSEASTENHFPLTSYTDNSSSCFHFHSNETDEDPSVSGAVGNRTEDVQPRMNTPVSRAVGNRTEDDQPRVYITVSGAVGNRTEDDQPRVYTTVGGAVGNRTEDDQPRVNTTVSGAVGNRTGDGRPRVNTTVGGAVGNRTGDGRPRVNTTVSGAVGNRTTEDGSSRGCKSCARFIIFFALELLVSSMARIDDEDGSTSPELSDDDEVLYNDGISSYFNDEALSVSWDDETDSDEESMMSTPANWRAQEFYREEFIREQEIPRQELEHFISSNSNINISNHKEVHPSRPVGSFMGRNDLKEYAENLLRLSKKELSCSRTKKHFAFNVHKTSRRSTQ is encoded by the exons ATGCTTTCATTCCTAGCTATAGGTTGCCTTACTTTGCTAAGATTAtttatttgtatgcatataACAGATTTGTGTCCTTCAATTCTATCCACACATCATAGTGTCCCATTGAAGCTATGTACAATATCATTTATTTTTGCTGTAGATAGACTTGCGATTGCTTCTCGTTTAAGTAAGCGAGTTAGTGCAGTCAATAACCAAATTAAGAAGATGTTGAGATCTTTTAATGAAGGTTTACCGGTGGAGGATCACACGATTTGGGAAGCTGCAATTAATATCCATCGGAATAGCTATACAGCTAGCCTTGCATCAATTGCTACATCAATCCCAATAGAGGTGAAACGTGAAGCCGTACAGAAATTTAGGACTGCAAAAAGGTCACTGGAAGAGATAGCTTTACTAAAAGATGAAATGAGAAATTGCTTGGAATATTATCAGAGGCAGATAGCATCTTTAAAGAGAAGCCAAGAAGAAATCCATttacaattacatgaacaaGAAAAAGATGTAGAGAAATTATCTGGGTGCTACTGCTGGATATCAAGAAAGATACTGATTTTCAGTACCAAATTAACAGATTTGCTATCTTTATTCAGAAACATAGTCCCAG AGGTTATACCACCTTCCATGGGCACATCAGAGGCCAGTACGGAAAATCATTTTCCCCTGACCAGTTATACAG ATAATTCCAGCTCATGTTTCCATTTCCATTCGAATGAAACTG ATGAAGACCCAAGTGTCAgtggagcagttggtaacagaactgAAGATGTTCAGCCAAGAA TGAATACTCCTGTCAGTAgagcagttggtaacagaactgAAGATGATCAGCCAAGAG TATATATTACTGTCAgtggagcagttggtaacagaactgAGGATGATCAGCCAAGAG TATATACTACTGTCGgtggagcagttggtaacagaactgAGGATGATCAGCCAAGAG TGAATACTACTGTCAgtggagcagttggtaacagaactgGGGATGGTCGGCCAAGAG TGAATACTACTGTTGgtggagcagttggtaacagaactgGGGATGGTCGGCCAAGAG TGAATACTACTGTCAgtggagcagttggtaacagaacAACTGAGGATGGGTCAAGTAGAGGCTGTAAAAGTTGTGCTAGATTTATCATTTTCTTTGCTTTAGAACTGCTCGTTTCTTCTATGGCAAGGATTGATGATGAAGATG GTAGTACATCACCTGAACTTAGTGACGATGATGAAGTTCTGTATAATGATGGTATTTCATCATATTTTAATGACGAGGCATTATCAGTCTCATGGGATGATGAGACAGATAGTGATGAAGAATCAATGATGTCTACACCAGCCAACTGGAGGGCTCAGGAATTCTACAGAGAAGAATTTATT AGAGAGCAAGAAATACCCAGACAAGAATTGGAacactttataagctcaaacaGCAATATTAATATTTCTAATCATAAAG AAGTTCACCCTTCAAGACCTGTTGGCTCATTCATGGGAAGAAATGATTTAAAAGAATATGCAGAAAATCTACTAAGATTGTCTAAGAAAGAACTTTCTTGCAGCCGAACCAAAAAACACTTTGCTTTTAATGTACATAAGACAAGTCGAAGATCCACACAATGA